The sequence AAATGAAGTCATTGCTTTGCTCGGCTACATAACGCTTGAAGTCTGTCTCGAAGCGATACAACAGAAAAAGTGACACAGCTGGAAATGCCCCAGAAATCGCAATCGTGAAGATCAACAGAGCGATGATTTTGCCTTGAAGCGTCATAGTTACATGTGTTGTTCAAGAGTTGTTAAATTACTTAATTTACTTCAAGCTCCTCAAACAAATTCTTAAAGTGTTCAGGATGCGCCTCAGGTGAGATGTTTTGTTCCTGCCCTAGTCCAATAGAGTTGCAGAAACAAGTATTGCATCTACAAGTTATGTAAAAAAGCACAATGAATGCATTGTGGCGCAGACACCTTTCCGTAGCAAGCAGAGCGGAAGACAATGTGCAAGCATGTCAAACCGTACAAAATGTGCAACAGCTCTTATCAAAACTGTTGAATTGAAAAGTTCTTTTTTTATCTTTTGCAAAACTAACTCAACGCGCATTTTACACTTACACATTTACCTGCCATAACTATGAGCAAATTCGTCTTTTACTTCAACCTTGCGCGACTTGCGCTGTTTCAAATCTCTTTTGGCATTATCTACGCGATTCTCACCGATACACTAAACCGCGTAATGACAATTGAGCTGGGCATTGCAGCGGCACTTGTTGGTGCGCTCATTGGTATTCGTGAACTGATGGTGCTTCTAGGTGTGAAAATTTGGGCGGGCAATCTCTCCGATAAGACACACTTTTTTGGCTACAAACGCACACCCTTTATTCTGGGAGGCTTGGTGCTCTGCTGCATGATGTTCCCACTGATTGCGCCGCTTGCAATTAAGATGCAGACAAATTTCTGGCCTAACTTACTGTTGCTGATTGCAGTCTTCACAGTGTTCGGGATAGGTTACCATGCTTCACTGACAACCTACTACGCCTTAATTGCTGATTATGCCGGCGAAAAATCGCTGAGCAAAGTTGCAGCCATTAGTTGGATTTTGATGGTGCTCTCTGGCATCTTTACAGCGGTGGCAATGAAGAAAGCCTTAGAAGATTTTACGACCGATAAGCTTATTGCGGCAATGCAAACTGCAACAATGGTTTCATTTCTCATTGGCACATTGACCACGATTGGACTAGAACGCCGCTACCAAGAACCCACCCAGCAAAGCGATGCCCCACTCACATTTTTGCAATCACTGGCACTTATTAACGACTCTCCAATGACAAAAGGGTTTTTCTTCTATGTCTTCATCTCCATTTTTGCCGCGTTTGGCAATGAACTTGTTATGGAGCCTTTTGGTGCCGATGTGCATGGTCTGACCGTCGCTGAAACCACCAATTTCAGACCTTATCTTGGCGGCTCGCAGTTGATTTTCATGCTGATTACAGGCTTTACGATTCAGTATGTTGGCTTAAAAAATGCCATTGCGTTTGGCAATACCGTAGCAGCGATTGGGTTTTTCATTTTAATTGCTTCTGGACTGCTGCATTACAAACTTTTGCTCTATGTCGGACTTGTTGTTGTCGGTATTGGTTTAGGATGCTGCACAGTAGGAAACATCATCTTCATGATTTCCATGCATGCAGGGCGTTCGGGACTTTACATTGGGCTTTGGGGCACAGCACAGAGCCTTGCCAACTTTTCAGGTGAGCTTGGAATGGGCGCAATTCGCGACATATTAATACATTGGTTCCCTAATCCGATGGTAGCCTATGGCGCGGTGTTTTTGCTAGAAATAGTGGCATTCAGTATTGCGACGCTCATGCTGCCAAGGTTCTCGCAAGAAAAATTCGAAGCCGAAAGCAGAGTCTCACTGGAGCGAGTGCTGGCGGTTGCCGCCGATTGATACAGGGCGATGCGCCTCAAGAATCTCTACGATGAGAATGAGTAAAACTGTATTGAAGCCAAAGCAAGTCTTTGAGCGGCATTTTCGTGTGCAACCCGAAGACATTGATATGCAAAATCACGCTAGCAACATTGCCTACCTGAAATGGACACAAGACGTGGCGGTACAGCATTGGCGTGCTCGCGCAACGATAGAGCAACAAGAAAACTTCACATGGGTTGTGATTCGCCACGAAATTGACTACCTCAAACCATCTTTTTTAGGTCAAGAATTGCTCTCGAAGACTTGGATTGGCAAAGCCACTGCAGCAACCTGCGAACGCTTTACAGAAATTTGGCGACCAAGTGACAACCAGCTCTTGGCAAAAGTGCGCAGCGTCTGGTGCCTACTAAATAGACAATCACTCCGACCGCAACGCATTACGCCAGACTTAGTGGCGCGTTTTCAATAAGCAAAACCACATGACTCAACCTTAACAGCCGTCAGAGGAGGCTTGACCATGAAAAATGTCCTCA comes from [Chlorobium] sp. 445 and encodes:
- a CDS encoding MFS transporter; this encodes MSKFVFYFNLARLALFQISFGIIYAILTDTLNRVMTIELGIAAALVGALIGIRELMVLLGVKIWAGNLSDKTHFFGYKRTPFILGGLVLCCMMFPLIAPLAIKMQTNFWPNLLLLIAVFTVFGIGYHASLTTYYALIADYAGEKSLSKVAAISWILMVLSGIFTAVAMKKALEDFTTDKLIAAMQTATMVSFLIGTLTTIGLERRYQEPTQQSDAPLTFLQSLALINDSPMTKGFFFYVFISIFAAFGNELVMEPFGADVHGLTVAETTNFRPYLGGSQLIFMLITGFTIQYVGLKNAIAFGNTVAAIGFFILIASGLLHYKLLLYVGLVVVGIGLGCCTVGNIIFMISMHAGRSGLYIGLWGTAQSLANFSGELGMGAIRDILIHWFPNPMVAYGAVFLLEIVAFSIATLMLPRFSQEKFEAESRVSLERVLAVAAD
- a CDS encoding thioesterase, with amino-acid sequence MRMSKTVLKPKQVFERHFRVQPEDIDMQNHASNIAYLKWTQDVAVQHWRARATIEQQENFTWVVIRHEIDYLKPSFLGQELLSKTWIGKATAATCERFTEIWRPSDNQLLAKVRSVWCLLNRQSLRPQRITPDLVARFQ